Proteins encoded within one genomic window of Sminthopsis crassicaudata isolate SCR6 chromosome X, ASM4859323v1, whole genome shotgun sequence:
- the AMOT gene encoding angiomotin isoform X7, giving the protein MRSSEDPPAAPTVLQRLLQEQLRYGNPSENRNLLALHQQATGNAPPFPGGGGGSPGSQGEGMTAQDHQHPHQHQHQHPHQLPHAHQHAHVLPLSHPQQLGAARQEPQGQEIQVDNNVMEKQLPSRRQNSEDLPTYEEAKVQSQYFRGQQHASVGAAFYVTGVTNQKMRTEGRPVVQRLSAGKVHQDEGLRDLKQGHVRSLSERLMQLSLATSGVKAHAPVTSSPHSPPQPGDLYKNPTGSNDYYKNPGPAPAQPSLKAMEHRGPPPDYPFKGVPNPSLVCKPQEAGHFFGEHRLSQPGRMEGPMMRYQHPPEYGASRPAQDISLQPRTPHHHSPTSSVTSLGSLNLLQSPPTTRPSPAQQHPLSQNQGEPNPLLARPQQLLLPSQGHQGDSYRQGQPNPNQQQPGEAYAAMPRAQQLPSPYQAMPSDPYTIVYRAQQMVEVLSDENRSLRQELDTYYDKVTKLQKLETEIQRVSEAYENLVKTSSKRETLEKAMRNKLEGEIRRLHDFNRDLRERMETANKQLAEKEHEGSEDTRKTISQLFAQNKETQREKEKLEIELTAVRSTNEDQRRHIEIRDQALNNAQAKVVKLEDELKKKQVYVEKVEKMQQALMQLQAACEKREQLENRLRARLERELESLRLQQRQGTSQVTNLAEYSASALMELLREKEERILALEADMTKWEQKYLEETVMRQFALETAATVAAHRDTTSGGSHSPNTSYDKSLEARIQKEEEEILLANRRIKTLHAQIIEKDAMIKVLQQRSRKEPSKIEQLTPMRPAKSLMSISNTGSGLIPHSSTLSSTPILEEKRENKNWKGSLGVLLGTECHSELCIPSIPSSPPLSAHSKTGSRDCSTQTDRGADPTKTTAAAAAANATAATAAAATIAPATTTTITGPGPEAAAVATAVANVPSAAPTLAAATAATATGTAVAAPAAAGATAGAAVGATAGAAAGAAAGATTGAAAPPSLHPASGHGPAHFPTPNLAYNSDKADGPVIRPGAVERKVNARPPGQDHLDLEVVEYLI; this is encoded by the exons GTAACCTGCTGGCCCTGCACCAGCAAGCCACGGGGAATGCACCACCTTTCCCTGGTGGCGGGGGCGGGAGCCCCGGATCTCAAGGGGAGGGGATGACGGCCCAAGATCACCAGCACCCCCATCAGCATCAGCACCAGCACCCGCACCAGCTTCCTCATGCTCACCAGCACGCACACGTGCTCCCGCTCTCTCACCCCCAGCAACTCGGGGCTGCCCGCCAGGAGCCTCAGGGCCAGGAGATCCAAGTGGACAACAACGTCATGGAGAAGCAGCTGCCCTCCCGCAGGCAGAACAGCGAAGATCTGCCCACCTACGAGGAAGCCAAGGTCCAGTCGCAGTATTTCCGGGGCCAGCAGCACGCCAGCGTTGGGGCCGCCTTCTACGTCACCGGGGTCACCAACCAGAAGATGAGGACAGAGGGGCGGCCAGTGGTGCAGCGGCTCAGCGCCGGGAAGGTCCACCAGGACGAGGGGCTGAGAGATCTCAAGCAGGGCCACGTCCGCTCCCTGAGCGAGCGCCTGATGCAGCTGTCACTGGCCACCAGCGGGGTTAAGGCTCACGCCCCTGTGACGAGCTCTCCACACTCCCCGCCGCAGCCCGGTGACCTCTACAAAAACCCCACAGGTTCCAATGACTATTACAAGAACCCAGGACCAGCACCAGCTCAGCCCAGCCTGAAGGCCATGGAGCACCGGGGTCCTCCTCCCGACTATCCATTCAAGGGCGTGCCCAACCCATCTCTGGTCTGCAAGCCTCAAGAGGCCGGGCACTTCTTCGGTGAACATCGTCTAAGCCAGCCCGGGAGAATGGAGGGGCCCATGATGAGGTACCAGCATCCCCCTGAGTATGGAGCAAGCAG ACCGGCCCAGGACATCTCCCTGCAGCCTAGGACCCCTCACCATCACAGCCCCACATCTTCCGTGACGTCACTGGGGTCCCTGAACCTGCTCCAGTCTCCACCCACGACCAGGCCGTCACCTGCACAGCAGCACCCCTTGAGCCAAAACCAGGGAGAGCCTAACCCTCTGCTGGCCAGGCCCCAGCAGCTGCTCCTGCCCAGTCAGGGCCACCAGGGGGATTCGTACCGCCAGGGTCAGCCCAATCCGAACCAGCAGCAGCCAGGAGAAGCCTACGCGGCCATGCCCCGGGCTCAGCAGCTCCCCTCGCCCTACCAGGCCATGCCGTCGGACCCCTACACCATCGTCTACAGAGCGCAGCAGATGGTGGAGGTTCTCTCGGACGAAAACCGCTCCCTGCGCCAGGAGCTGGACACCTACTATGACAAAGTGACGAAGCTGCAGAAG CTGGAGACGGAGATCCAGCGTGTCTCGGAGGCCTATGAAAACCTGGTGAAGACCTCTTCCAAGCGGGAGACCCTGGAAAAGGCCATGAGAAACAAGCTCGAGGGGGAGATCCGAAGACTCCATGATTTTAACCGGGACCTTCGAG AGCGCATGGAGACAGCCAACAAGCAACTCGCTGAGAAGGAGCACGAGGGGTCGGAGGACACCCGGAAGACCATCTCCCAGCTCTTCGCACAGA ATAAAGAGACCCAGCGGGAGAAGGAGAAGCTGGAGATCGAGTTGACTGCCGTGCGCTCCACCAACGAGGACCAGCGGCGCCATATTGAAATCCGGGACCAGGCCCTGAACAATGCCCAGGCTAAGGTGGTGAAGCTTGAGGATGAG CTTAAGAAGAAGCAAGTGTATGTGGAGAAGGTGGAGAAGATGCAGCAGGCTCTGATGCAGCTGCAGGCCGCCTGCGAGAAGCGAGAGCAGCTCGAGAACCGCCTCCGGGCCCGGCTGGAGAGGGAGCTGGAGTCCCTGCGCTTACAGCAG CGTCAGGGTACCTCACAGGTGACCAACCTCGCGGAGTACAGCGCCTCGGCCCTCATGGAGCTCCTCCGGGAGAAGGAAGAACGCATCCTGGCTCTGGAGGCCGACATGACTAAGTGGGAGCAGAAGTACTTGGAGGAGACGGTGATGAGGCAGTTTGCCTTGGAGACTGCAGCCACCGTAGCGGCGCACAG GGATACAACCAGCGGCGGCAGCCACTCTCCCAACACCAGCTATGACAAGTCTTTGGAGGCACGGAtccagaaggaggaggaagagatccTGCTGGCCAACAGAAG GATTAAGACTCTTCATGCCCAGATCATTGAAAAGGATGCCATGATTAAAGTCCTCCAGCAGCGCTCCCGGAAGGAGCCCAGCAAGATTGAACAGCTGACACCCATGCGTCCGGCAAAGTCTCTGATGTCCATTTCGAACACCGGCTCAGGTTTGATCCCTCACTCCTCCACCCTCAGCAGCACCCCCATcctggaagagaagagagagaacaagaactGGAAGGGGAGTTTAG GTGTCCTCCTGGGCACAGAATGCCACTCTGAGTTATGCATCCCTTCTATCCCATCTTCCCCACCACTTTCAGCTCACTCCAAGACAGGCAGCCGTGACTGTAGCACCCAGACGGATCGGGGAGCCGACCCAACCAAAACtactgctgctgccgccgccgccaaTGCCACTGCAGCCACCGCAGCCGCTGCCACCATTGCCCCcgccactaccaccaccatcaccggGCCCGGGCCCGAGGCAGCAGCCGTGGCCACGGCTGTGGCTAACGTCCCTTCTGCAGCTCCCACTCTTGCCGCCGCTACCGCCGCCACAGCCACCGGCACCGCTGTTGCTGCTCCCGCCGCTGCCGGGGCCACCGCTGGGGCCGCTGTCGGGGCCACTGCTGGGGCTGCTGCTGGGGCCGCTGCTGGGGCCACCACTGGGGCCGCTGCTCCGCCTTCTCTCCATCCAGCCTCTGGCCACGGACCGGCTCATTTCCCTACTCCAAACTTGGCCTATAATTCCGACAAGGCAG ATGGACCCGTTATCCGCCCTGGTGCTGTGGAAAGAAAAGTGAACGCCCGTCCTCCGGGACAAGACCACCTGGATCTGGAAGTTGTGGAGTATCTCATCTAA
- the AMOT gene encoding angiomotin isoform X5 has translation MRSSEDPPAAPTVLQRLLQEQLRYGNPSENRNLLALHQQATGNAPPFPGGGGGSPGSQGEGMTAQDHQHPHQHQHQHPHQLPHAHQHAHVLPLSHPQQLGAARQEPQGQEIQVDNNVMEKQLPSRRQNSEDLPTYEEAKVQSQYFRGQQHASVGAAFYVTGVTNQKMRTEGRPVVQRLSAGKVHQDEGLRDLKQGHVRSLSERLMQLSLATSGVKAHAPVTSSPHSPPQPGDLYKNPTGSNDYYKNPGPAPAQPSLKAMEHRGPPPDYPFKGVPNPSLVCKPQEAGHFFGEHRLSQPGRMEGPMMRYQHPPEYGASRPAQDISLQPRTPHHHSPTSSVTSLGSLNLLQSPPTTRPSPAQQHPLSQNQGEPNPLLARPQQLLLPSQGHQGDSYRQGQPNPNQQQPGEAYAAMPRAQQLPSPYQAMPSDPYTIVYRAQQMVEVLSDENRSLRQELDTYYDKVTKLQKLETEIQRVSEAYENLVKTSSKRETLEKAMRNKLEGEIRRLHDFNRDLRERMETANKQLAEKEHEGSEDTRKTISQLFAQNKETQREKEKLEIELTAVRSTNEDQRRHIEIRDQALNNAQAKVVKLEDELKKKQVYVEKVEKMQQALMQLQAACEKREQLENRLRARLERELESLRLQQRQGTSQVTNLAEYSASALMELLREKEERILALEADMTKWEQKYLEETVMRQFALETAATVAAHRSHISEGSTQRGLPQEWWNILHRRDTTSGGSHSPNTSYDKSLEARIQKEEEEILLANRRCLDMEGRIKTLHAQIIEKDAMIKVLQQRSRKEPSKIEQLTPMRPAKSLMSISNTGSGLIPHSSTLSSTPILEEKRENKNWKGSLAHSKTGSRDCSTQTDRGADPTKTTAAAAAANATAATAAAATIAPATTTTITGPGPEAAAVATAVANVPSAAPTLAAATAATATGTAVAAPAAAGATAGAAVGATAGAAAGAAAGATTGAAAPPSLHPASGHGPAHFPTPNLAYNSDKADGPVIRPGAVERKVNARPPGQDHLDLEVVEYLI, from the exons GTAACCTGCTGGCCCTGCACCAGCAAGCCACGGGGAATGCACCACCTTTCCCTGGTGGCGGGGGCGGGAGCCCCGGATCTCAAGGGGAGGGGATGACGGCCCAAGATCACCAGCACCCCCATCAGCATCAGCACCAGCACCCGCACCAGCTTCCTCATGCTCACCAGCACGCACACGTGCTCCCGCTCTCTCACCCCCAGCAACTCGGGGCTGCCCGCCAGGAGCCTCAGGGCCAGGAGATCCAAGTGGACAACAACGTCATGGAGAAGCAGCTGCCCTCCCGCAGGCAGAACAGCGAAGATCTGCCCACCTACGAGGAAGCCAAGGTCCAGTCGCAGTATTTCCGGGGCCAGCAGCACGCCAGCGTTGGGGCCGCCTTCTACGTCACCGGGGTCACCAACCAGAAGATGAGGACAGAGGGGCGGCCAGTGGTGCAGCGGCTCAGCGCCGGGAAGGTCCACCAGGACGAGGGGCTGAGAGATCTCAAGCAGGGCCACGTCCGCTCCCTGAGCGAGCGCCTGATGCAGCTGTCACTGGCCACCAGCGGGGTTAAGGCTCACGCCCCTGTGACGAGCTCTCCACACTCCCCGCCGCAGCCCGGTGACCTCTACAAAAACCCCACAGGTTCCAATGACTATTACAAGAACCCAGGACCAGCACCAGCTCAGCCCAGCCTGAAGGCCATGGAGCACCGGGGTCCTCCTCCCGACTATCCATTCAAGGGCGTGCCCAACCCATCTCTGGTCTGCAAGCCTCAAGAGGCCGGGCACTTCTTCGGTGAACATCGTCTAAGCCAGCCCGGGAGAATGGAGGGGCCCATGATGAGGTACCAGCATCCCCCTGAGTATGGAGCAAGCAG ACCGGCCCAGGACATCTCCCTGCAGCCTAGGACCCCTCACCATCACAGCCCCACATCTTCCGTGACGTCACTGGGGTCCCTGAACCTGCTCCAGTCTCCACCCACGACCAGGCCGTCACCTGCACAGCAGCACCCCTTGAGCCAAAACCAGGGAGAGCCTAACCCTCTGCTGGCCAGGCCCCAGCAGCTGCTCCTGCCCAGTCAGGGCCACCAGGGGGATTCGTACCGCCAGGGTCAGCCCAATCCGAACCAGCAGCAGCCAGGAGAAGCCTACGCGGCCATGCCCCGGGCTCAGCAGCTCCCCTCGCCCTACCAGGCCATGCCGTCGGACCCCTACACCATCGTCTACAGAGCGCAGCAGATGGTGGAGGTTCTCTCGGACGAAAACCGCTCCCTGCGCCAGGAGCTGGACACCTACTATGACAAAGTGACGAAGCTGCAGAAG CTGGAGACGGAGATCCAGCGTGTCTCGGAGGCCTATGAAAACCTGGTGAAGACCTCTTCCAAGCGGGAGACCCTGGAAAAGGCCATGAGAAACAAGCTCGAGGGGGAGATCCGAAGACTCCATGATTTTAACCGGGACCTTCGAG AGCGCATGGAGACAGCCAACAAGCAACTCGCTGAGAAGGAGCACGAGGGGTCGGAGGACACCCGGAAGACCATCTCCCAGCTCTTCGCACAGA ATAAAGAGACCCAGCGGGAGAAGGAGAAGCTGGAGATCGAGTTGACTGCCGTGCGCTCCACCAACGAGGACCAGCGGCGCCATATTGAAATCCGGGACCAGGCCCTGAACAATGCCCAGGCTAAGGTGGTGAAGCTTGAGGATGAG CTTAAGAAGAAGCAAGTGTATGTGGAGAAGGTGGAGAAGATGCAGCAGGCTCTGATGCAGCTGCAGGCCGCCTGCGAGAAGCGAGAGCAGCTCGAGAACCGCCTCCGGGCCCGGCTGGAGAGGGAGCTGGAGTCCCTGCGCTTACAGCAG CGTCAGGGTACCTCACAGGTGACCAACCTCGCGGAGTACAGCGCCTCGGCCCTCATGGAGCTCCTCCGGGAGAAGGAAGAACGCATCCTGGCTCTGGAGGCCGACATGACTAAGTGGGAGCAGAAGTACTTGGAGGAGACGGTGATGAGGCAGTTTGCCTTGGAGACTGCAGCCACCGTAGCGGCGCACAG ATCCCACATCAGTGAAGGCTCCACTCAGAGAGGTCTACCTCAGGAATGGTGGAATATTCTTCACAGAAG GGATACAACCAGCGGCGGCAGCCACTCTCCCAACACCAGCTATGACAAGTCTTTGGAGGCACGGAtccagaaggaggaggaagagatccTGCTGGCCAACAGAAGGTGCCTTGATATGGAGGGCAG GATTAAGACTCTTCATGCCCAGATCATTGAAAAGGATGCCATGATTAAAGTCCTCCAGCAGCGCTCCCGGAAGGAGCCCAGCAAGATTGAACAGCTGACACCCATGCGTCCGGCAAAGTCTCTGATGTCCATTTCGAACACCGGCTCAGGTTTGATCCCTCACTCCTCCACCCTCAGCAGCACCCCCATcctggaagagaagagagagaacaagaactGGAAGGGGAGTTTAG CTCACTCCAAGACAGGCAGCCGTGACTGTAGCACCCAGACGGATCGGGGAGCCGACCCAACCAAAACtactgctgctgccgccgccgccaaTGCCACTGCAGCCACCGCAGCCGCTGCCACCATTGCCCCcgccactaccaccaccatcaccggGCCCGGGCCCGAGGCAGCAGCCGTGGCCACGGCTGTGGCTAACGTCCCTTCTGCAGCTCCCACTCTTGCCGCCGCTACCGCCGCCACAGCCACCGGCACCGCTGTTGCTGCTCCCGCCGCTGCCGGGGCCACCGCTGGGGCCGCTGTCGGGGCCACTGCTGGGGCTGCTGCTGGGGCCGCTGCTGGGGCCACCACTGGGGCCGCTGCTCCGCCTTCTCTCCATCCAGCCTCTGGCCACGGACCGGCTCATTTCCCTACTCCAAACTTGGCCTATAATTCCGACAAGGCAG ATGGACCCGTTATCCGCCCTGGTGCTGTGGAAAGAAAAGTGAACGCCCGTCCTCCGGGACAAGACCACCTGGATCTGGAAGTTGTGGAGTATCTCATCTAA